From the Acidilutibacter cellobiosedens genome, one window contains:
- a CDS encoding helix-turn-helix domain-containing protein — MKLVLDSKEHNIAGPKVKIARLKSNMTQKELSIKLETLAVYIDRASISKLEHQKRIITDIELMALSQILNVSTNYLLGLEE; from the coding sequence ATGAAATTAGTTTTAGATTCTAAAGAACACAATATCGCAGGCCCTAAAGTAAAAATCGCAAGGTTAAAAAGTAACATGACGCAAAAAGAGTTATCGATAAAACTCGAAACATTAGCTGTTTATATTGATAGAGCCAGCATTTCCAAACTCGAACACCAAAAAAGAATTATTACCGATATTGAATTAATGGCTTTATCTCAAATTTTAAATGTAAGTACCAACTATCTTTTGGGGTTAGAAGAATAA
- a CDS encoding DUF7305 domain-containing protein yields the protein MKNDKGYILLSVVMILSIILIFGLTMITVAGGEFNKTLIQEKKVKAYYIARSGAIGTADWISKMSGDALKKFNESLPLYSEPVKFGEGEFVVSIVKSGDNLYIISTGKVPYNKSTVDRKAELVMSGDKSGDSQTVELIAAVFGNSSIEIRGGTVKGNIGSNSEEPGSIHISGWPTIEGNIEALNDDVIKVDNSEWKKQMMPDVEYIEKQNYPIPLLPEFPEDLSEGLPTENPESHAENGILTVYWQNNNTVIGSSRYYDSINIIQNTTLRVDTSDGDIVLRVRNLNIEQGRIEVVGDGKLYLYVDNNFKVKGGINEREGKTDNVKIYSNSANTINVDNETQIYASLYSNSREINISGSGSVYGDLITAGSKITINGGARSMNIYAPKASIDIGGGASVTGGIVGGSIVLGGGCRIDSPNKEIKITLPDSEEDGSSGSAYKIAYWR from the coding sequence ATGAAAAACGATAAGGGGTACATACTTCTTTCGGTTGTAATGATATTAAGCATAATTTTAATATTTGGTTTGACTATGATTACGGTAGCTGGGGGAGAATTTAACAAAACTTTGATTCAAGAGAAAAAAGTGAAAGCTTACTATATAGCAAGATCCGGAGCGATAGGAACTGCAGATTGGATATCAAAGATGAGCGGAGATGCTTTGAAGAAATTTAATGAATCCCTTCCTCTTTATAGTGAGCCGGTAAAATTCGGAGAAGGAGAATTTGTGGTAAGTATAGTTAAATCGGGAGATAATTTGTATATAATTTCTACGGGAAAAGTTCCGTATAATAAAAGTACTGTAGACAGAAAAGCGGAATTGGTCATGTCTGGAGATAAAAGTGGAGATTCTCAAACTGTAGAGTTAATTGCAGCGGTATTTGGAAACAGCAGCATTGAGATCCGGGGAGGAACCGTAAAAGGCAATATAGGAAGTAATTCAGAGGAGCCGGGTTCCATACATATTTCAGGATGGCCTACTATAGAGGGAAATATAGAGGCTTTAAATGATGATGTGATTAAGGTTGATAATAGCGAATGGAAAAAACAAATGATGCCTGATGTAGAGTACATTGAAAAGCAAAATTATCCTATTCCTTTACTGCCTGAGTTTCCCGAAGATTTGTCCGAAGGGTTGCCTACAGAAAATCCTGAAAGTCACGCTGAGAATGGGATATTAACAGTATATTGGCAGAATAATAACACGGTTATAGGAAGCAGCAGATATTATGACAGTATAAATATAATACAAAATACCACTTTGCGTGTGGATACAAGTGATGGGGACATAGTGCTGAGAGTAAGAAATTTAAATATAGAACAAGGACGTATAGAAGTTGTCGGAGACGGAAAGCTGTATCTGTATGTGGATAATAATTTTAAAGTTAAGGGTGGAATAAATGAAAGAGAAGGGAAGACGGATAATGTTAAAATATATTCTAATTCCGCAAATACAATTAACGTAGATAATGAAACTCAAATATATGCATCCCTGTACTCAAACAGCCGGGAAATAAATATCAGCGGAAGCGGAAGTGTTTATGGAGATTTGATTACGGCGGGAAGTAAAATTACAATTAATGGAGGAGCAAGATCCATGAATATATATGCACCGAAGGCTTCCATAGACATCGGCGGCGGGGCATCGGTTACAGGGGGGATAGTCGGAGGCAGTATTGTGTTGGGAGGAGGTTGCAGAATAGATTCACCAAATAAAGAAATAAAAATAACACTGCCAGATTCAGAGGAAGATGGTTCTTCCGGCAGTGCCTATAAAATAGCTTATTGGAGATGA
- a CDS encoding EcsC family protein: MININSYYTEILKELNEWKKKTRRKPSIINNASKTIQNKFNSILPEPYHEAVTAAIKTMVKAVLTGSQFLSKKPYLQISLPERENLVKEKINFYRKTAMIEGAGTGAGGFLIALADFPLLLSIKIKLLYDIAAIYGFDTNDYKERLYILHIFQLAFSSQAKTNQVFSKMENWEEYSKTLPDDINLFNWRDFQQEYRDYIDIAKLMQMLPVIGALVGMSVNSKLINKLGITAMNSYRMRIYDL; encoded by the coding sequence GTGATCAATATCAATTCCTATTATACAGAAATATTAAAGGAATTAAACGAATGGAAAAAGAAAACAAGAAGGAAGCCTTCTATAATCAACAATGCTTCAAAGACTATACAAAATAAATTCAACAGTATTCTTCCAGAACCATATCACGAAGCTGTAACCGCAGCTATAAAGACCATGGTTAAAGCCGTACTTACAGGCTCCCAATTTTTAAGCAAAAAACCGTATCTCCAAATATCTCTTCCCGAAAGAGAAAATTTAGTAAAAGAAAAAATAAACTTTTACAGAAAAACCGCGATGATAGAAGGAGCAGGCACAGGAGCAGGAGGTTTTTTAATAGCCCTTGCCGATTTTCCGTTACTTTTAAGCATTAAAATAAAGCTTCTCTATGATATTGCCGCTATTTACGGTTTTGACACGAATGATTACAAAGAAAGACTTTATATCCTTCACATTTTCCAACTTGCTTTCTCAAGTCAGGCCAAAACAAATCAGGTATTTTCAAAGATGGAAAACTGGGAGGAGTATTCAAAAACACTTCCTGATGATATAAATCTCTTTAATTGGAGAGACTTTCAGCAGGAATACAGGGATTATATAGACATTGCAAAACTCATGCAGATGCTTCCGGTAATAGGAGCATTGGTAGGCATGTCTGTAAACTCCAAACTTATAAATAAGCTGGGAATCACCGCTATGAACTCCTACAGGATGAGAATATATGACTTATAA
- a CDS encoding diguanylate cyclase, with amino-acid sequence MHEGNFETNGVIQIVMNREHKICYSNIEYRMTYDYLKELNILENLAVDLPIQYTSDNYFVNIDGFYITDQLYYIIVINPKNYKCCNCNKALIDTATGLYNRNYWEQMNSEFFCHPELKDISVILIDIDNLKKINDNYGHLAGDKAIEIVGQAIKRSIRKEDLGIRYGGDEFLVLLHKQGKKGLNKVIQRIEKEINKSTMEVNADIHVSAGIACSEYFDNLKEMIKTADKDLYKEKRTKQEEKRIEVNDLKNLKQNIEKMKNELDRKIPKDGSNASSKEVLKLSRELDRLIVKYLNNV; translated from the coding sequence ATGCATGAGGGAAATTTTGAAACCAACGGGGTAATTCAAATTGTAATGAATCGGGAACATAAGATTTGTTACAGTAATATTGAATATCGGATGACTTATGACTACCTTAAAGAACTAAATATTTTAGAAAATTTAGCTGTAGATTTACCTATTCAGTATACTTCGGATAACTATTTTGTAAATATTGATGGATTTTATATTACTGACCAACTTTATTACATAATTGTCATTAATCCAAAGAACTATAAATGCTGTAATTGCAATAAGGCCCTTATTGATACTGCAACAGGATTATATAATAGAAATTATTGGGAGCAAATGAATAGTGAATTTTTTTGTCATCCCGAGCTTAAAGACATTTCCGTAATACTGATAGATATAGATAATTTAAAAAAAATTAATGACAATTACGGACATTTAGCGGGAGATAAGGCAATAGAAATAGTTGGACAGGCAATTAAAAGGAGTATAAGAAAAGAAGACTTAGGAATAAGATATGGTGGAGACGAATTCTTAGTTTTACTACACAAGCAAGGCAAAAAAGGCTTGAATAAAGTGATTCAAAGAATAGAAAAAGAGATTAATAAAAGCACCATGGAAGTTAACGCTGATATTCATGTCAGTGCAGGTATAGCTTGTTCCGAATATTTTGATAATTTAAAAGAAATGATAAAAACAGCAGATAAGGATTTATATAAAGAAAAGAGAACAAAGCAAGAAGAAAAGCGGATAGAAGTAAATGATTTAAAAAATCTAAAGCAAAATATTGAAAAGATGAAAAATGAATTGGACAGAAAAATTCCGAAAGATGGCAGTAATGCAAGCAGTAAAGAGGTACTAAAATTAAGCAGGGAATTGGACAGATTGATTGTGAAATATTTAAACAATGTATAA
- a CDS encoding GNAT family N-acetyltransferase — MNDIDKIFKIYQNVVFHLRKLNIDQWDEVYPTKEILRNDIEERSLFVVFDTLNNIPISSIVINGSQEPEYKSVNWANTKGKICVIHRFCVEPVFQRRGIGNKTLLSAEDYIMKKRYSSVRLDVFTENLSALNFYKRNGYVFRGQIVFRKGIFNCYEKIFDC, encoded by the coding sequence ATGAATGATATAGATAAAATATTTAAAATATATCAAAATGTTGTTTTTCACCTGAGAAAACTGAATATAGATCAGTGGGATGAAGTTTATCCGACTAAAGAAATCTTGAGGAATGATATAGAAGAAAGAAGTTTATTTGTAGTTTTTGATACATTAAATAATATTCCCATATCTTCGATAGTAATTAATGGATCTCAGGAGCCAGAATATAAATCGGTTAATTGGGCTAACACTAAAGGAAAAATATGTGTTATACATAGGTTTTGTGTAGAACCTGTTTTTCAAAGGCGGGGAATAGGCAATAAAACTTTATTGTCTGCTGAAGATTATATAATGAAGAAGAGATATTCATCTGTTAGACTTGATGTTTTTACGGAGAATCTTTCTGCACTTAATTTCTATAAAAGAAACGGATATGTTTTTAGAGGGCAGATTGTGTTTAGAAAAGGAATTTTTAATTGTTATGAAAAAATATTTGACTGTTGA